TTTCGCTCCCGTTCAATCCTGACATTCCTTAATAAGTCCTTTTCATGACGTGCAAACCACTCGTCTTCGGTTTTCTTGCCATCGTATGTCATAAACTACTCCCTTCACTCCATTAATATTAATATGGAAAGATGAAAAACACCGTATTTTGTCTTTCTCTAATCATAATTCTACATTCTCTCGCGGCAGGTGAGGGACTTACTCCGTTGGAGAAACAGATTGCCGAAAAAGCCAGGAACAGCGCTGAAGAGGCAATTTCTTTGTTGGAAAAGGTGGTCAACATCAACAGCGGAACGATGAATCACGAAGGTGTTGCGCAAGTCGGATCTATTTTTTCCAAAGAGTTTGAAGCGTTGGGCTTTGAGGTTCGGTGGATTTTACAGAAAGAAGTGAATCGTGCGGGTCACTTATTCGCCGAACGAAAAGGAAACGCGGGGAAGCGTTTGATTTTGATAGGCCATCTGGACACGGTCTTTGAAAAAGAATCTTCCTTTCAACCTTTCACAAGGAAGGGAAAACGCGCAACCGGGCAGGGAGTCAACGATATGAAAGGAGGAGATGTCATTGCTTTGTATGCCTTGAAAGCTCTGCACGAAACAGGCGCTCTGGAGAACGCGAGGATTATCGTTGCGTTCACGGGAGATGAAGAAATGCCCGGTGAGCCTCTTGAAATCAGTCGCAAAGATCTACTGGAAGCGGGGAAACGGACCGACATTGCTCTTGGCTTTGAATCAGCGGAAGGATTGAACACCGGAACGATTGCGCGCAGGGGAATCGGTTCATGGACGCTAACTGTAAAAGGAATGCAAGCTCATTCCTCCGGAATTTTTGATAAGAAGTCAGGCTATGGCGCAATCTTTGAGGCGTCCAGAATTTTGAACGCGTTTCGCACAGAAATGGCCGGCGAACAATATTTAACCTTTAATCCTGGAGTCATCGTTGGCGGCACGGAAGTCCAGTACGATGCTGAGAGTAGCAAAGGGACAGCTTTTGGAAAAACAAATGTAATTGCAAGAACAGTCACCGCCCAAGGGGACCTTCGTTGTATTTCGGAAGCTCAACAAGAGAAAGCGCGGGAGCGAATGCGAAAAATAGTTGTTCAAAGTTTGCCGGGCACATCCGCCGAAATTTCTTTTGATGATGGCTATCCGGGAATGGAACCGACGGAAGGAAACAAAAAACTTCTACAATTTTTCGATCGGGTCAGCCGGGATCTCGGATTCTCCGCAATCGTTCCTTTTGATCCCGGCAAACGAGGCGCCGCCGACATTTCTTTCATCGCAAAGCATGTCGATGGTCTCGATGGACTGGGAGCAATGGGGGAAGGGGAGCACAGTCCGGAAGAAGATATTGATCTGGAAGCGATTCCTGTTTTACTTCAACGCGCTGCAATTCTAATCTATCGCCTTACACACACGGATGGTTACTGATTCTTCTTGCGTAAGTCTTGAAGTCCGCGCATGAGCCGCCGCTTTTTGGCTTCCCATTCTTCTTTCGGTAAAATAATTTGATCGATCACCGCTTGTTTTCTCATCAGTCTCATTCGTAAAACATCTAATTGTTCAACTTTTCCAATTTCCTCTAACATACCCGCTCTTTCAGCACAAAGACGCTTTAGTTCGCCTCGGAGACGGGTAATGTCTTTGGAAAGAGGCCAAAAAACGGTAACTTCTGCCCTTTCTGAACAGGGATCGATGGAATCCTCTTTCTTCACTAGTTGGGGAAAAGCAAAAATATCAAAAGCGGGAGAAGACCAATCCTCTTGCTGGATGTGCCATTTAACGAGCCGGTCGAACTTCAATATCGAAACATCTTTGATCGGCGCGGAAAGATGAACTCGGATGCTGCATTGAAGATACAGGTCTTCGATCTTTCGAATCTCATAATCGTATGAGTGCACTTCGATATCCATCGCGTTCATAGCTGCTTGAAAGGCGTCCATGAATGGCTCTAAGTCCAGAGAGACCGGCAAATGGAGATCGAGGTTTTTGATCTGTGCTTCCAATCTTGCAACTTCACTTTCAAACTCCTTTTCTCTGGCCCGAGCTATCGTTCCTCGATTGATCTGTTGTTTTACAGCATTGATCCTCTCAGTCAGCTGCTGACGTTCCGGTTCAAACCTCGAATACCAATGGATGATAAAGGCAGCCAAAGCGATTAAAGAACCAAAAGTCGTGGTAGCCGTGATGTACAGAGAACGTCTTGATGAATCCGCCATGGCGGGAAATTTTAACATTAATCGACGCAGCCGAAAGCAACCTGTATTCGTTTTGATCGTAATATAATCTGACACACACAGATGCTTACCAAGCTGGCGAGTATTGCAACCGGCGCTGTTCTCATGCTTTTGATTTCTGCGTGCCGCCCGTTGTCTATTCCACAGTCTAACGTGAACTTTGCCGTGCCGTATGACATCGATACTTTGGATCCGCATGCCCGAAGCAAATTAAGCAGCTTTGCCGTTCTATCACATTTTTACGAACCTCTGGTTGTTCCCTCAGCAGAGATGGCAATTGAGCCTTGTCTTGCTCAGTCCTGGGAGAACCCTGATTTACTTACCTGGATTTTTCATCTACGTCCGAATGTTCGATTTCATGATGGTAAAGCCTTAAACTCCGAGGATGTAGTTTTCTCGATTCAACGCGTGATGGATCATCTGTGCTTTATTCCGATCATTCGGAAAGATGCTACTTCCGATTCTATGGCTGACCGGGCAAACGGAACGGGTCCTTACCGGTTCAAAAGATGGCAGAAAAAGCAACAAATAACTTTCGTCCGAAACGAAAAATACTGGGGGAAACGTCCGGCCATTTCAGAAGCCACCTTCCATCTTGGGCTGAGCGATCAGCAAGCCCTCAGGAAACTTCTTGCTGGAGAATGTCAGTTTTTTCAGGGCTTATCCAGAAACGCCGAAAAAGCTGCAACACAAAAAGGAAAGTTCCAAATTGTCAGAAAGGATAGCATCTATTTGAAATACCTGGGATTCAATTTTCGGACGAAGATGGATCTTGACTGTGACTTGCCTTCAGGTCTTTTTCAAAACAAGTTGTTGCGCGAAGCCATTCATTTCTCGATCGACCGGTCCAGACTAATGTCGTCTCTACCCGGATATGCTTTTTCAGTAACTCAACCTGTGCCTCCCTTTACATTTGGTTTCAATCCCGCAATCCGTCTTCAGAAATTCGATCCTGATCGGGCAAAATTGTTGCTGCGGCAGGCAGGCGTGCCCGATGGATTTGCAACAACACTGCATGTGAGGGACGTGATGGTAGAAGCCGGGGATTTCATCCAGAAACAGCTAAATGACGTTGGAATCAAGCTTCAACTGAAGATTCTCCCGGATTCTGACTTCTTTGCTGCGATGCGTAGTGGACAATTTTGCATGTTTCTTTCCCGGTTTGGATCGCCAACCGGCGATGCCAGCGATATTTTGGAAAGCGCTTTTCACAGTTTTGATCCTGATCGCATGCATGGACAATTGAATTACGGCCTGTATACGAATCCAGAACTTGATGCGGCTATAATCGAGAGCTCACAGATCCAGGGTCTGGACCGCAGGAAGAGAAGACTTCAGGAAATCATGCAGCTTCTTGCAAACGAATACGTATGGATTCCGCTGTATGGAGATCAAGACATTTACATTTACGACTCTTCCTTTTCTTGGCAGCCCCGAATGGATAGTTTGATCAAAGTTTGGGAGATAGGTGTTTAGATAGGTGTGTAGTGGCAGAGCATTTGCCACGGTTGTGTGTATGAATTTGGTTTCTCACAAATTCCTGCTGTTGCTACGAACATAATTACTGCGTGCAAATGCTCTGCTTGTACGAGATTTTTGCAGAGCATTTTTCACGATGATATTGATTTCGCCCTAAGGTCAGAGTCTAATTACTTAAAGTGTTTATGCGCCTACGTATGGAAAATGCTCTGCCACTACTACTTGCAACTCTCTTGCTGCCTTCTCATTTGCACAGTCAAGATTGGAAGAGCTTTCGCGCGAATCCCAAAAGAATGGAAGAACGTATCTTAAAACTTTCGGAATTTGGCAAAAATCCCGAAGGGGGAGTCAGCCGAGTTGCTTTCAGTGA
This bacterium DNA region includes the following protein-coding sequences:
- a CDS encoding M20/M25/M40 family metallo-hydrolase; amino-acid sequence: MKNTVFCLSLIIILHSLAAGEGLTPLEKQIAEKARNSAEEAISLLEKVVNINSGTMNHEGVAQVGSIFSKEFEALGFEVRWILQKEVNRAGHLFAERKGNAGKRLILIGHLDTVFEKESSFQPFTRKGKRATGQGVNDMKGGDVIALYALKALHETGALENARIIVAFTGDEEMPGEPLEISRKDLLEAGKRTDIALGFESAEGLNTGTIARRGIGSWTLTVKGMQAHSSGIFDKKSGYGAIFEASRILNAFRTEMAGEQYLTFNPGVIVGGTEVQYDAESSKGTAFGKTNVIARTVTAQGDLRCISEAQQEKARERMRKIVVQSLPGTSAEISFDDGYPGMEPTEGNKKLLQFFDRVSRDLGFSAIVPFDPGKRGAADISFIAKHVDGLDGLGAMGEGEHSPEEDIDLEAIPVLLQRAAILIYRLTHTDGY
- a CDS encoding ABC transporter substrate-binding protein; translation: MLTKLASIATGAVLMLLISACRPLSIPQSNVNFAVPYDIDTLDPHARSKLSSFAVLSHFYEPLVVPSAEMAIEPCLAQSWENPDLLTWIFHLRPNVRFHDGKALNSEDVVFSIQRVMDHLCFIPIIRKDATSDSMADRANGTGPYRFKRWQKKQQITFVRNEKYWGKRPAISEATFHLGLSDQQALRKLLAGECQFFQGLSRNAEKAATQKGKFQIVRKDSIYLKYLGFNFRTKMDLDCDLPSGLFQNKLLREAIHFSIDRSRLMSSLPGYAFSVTQPVPPFTFGFNPAIRLQKFDPDRAKLLLRQAGVPDGFATTLHVRDVMVEAGDFIQKQLNDVGIKLQLKILPDSDFFAAMRSGQFCMFLSRFGSPTGDASDILESAFHSFDPDRMHGQLNYGLYTNPELDAAIIESSQIQGLDRRKRRLQEIMQLLANEYVWIPLYGDQDIYIYDSSFSWQPRMDSLIKVWEIGV